CAGAGAGAGAACAATAATTCAATTTTAAAACAACTTTTAATTACTAATAAAAATGGCAGATTTGAAAGCATTCGCTGAGCAGTTGGTTAACTTAACTGTAAAAGAGGTTAATGAACTTGCTACTATTCTTAAGGATGAGTATGGTATTGAGCCAGCAGCTGCTGCTCCTGTAATGGTAGCTGGTGCTGCCGGTGGCGACGCCGGAGCTGCTGCTGAGGAAAAAACATCATTTGATGTAATCCTTAAGTCAGCTGGTGCCTCTAAACTAGCAGTTGTGAAGCTGGTGAAAGAACTTACTGGTCTTGGCTTGAAAGAAGCGAAAGAACTGGTTGATGGAGCTCCTAAACCATTGAAAGAAGGTGTTGCGAAAGATGAAGCAGATTCATTGAAAAAGCAATTGGAAGAAGCTGGTGCTGAAGTGGAGGTTAAGTAATCTCACACCACCTTCCATTACCACATAGGGTTAGACCTGGCATTTTCGTCAGGTCTTTTCCTGTTTGTACCTAGAAATGATTTTCTAGAAATTTCTGCCCTTGTAAGACCATCACAAAGGGTACGACAAAGTTTAAACGTAAAAATCTGACAACTTTGGCTACAAGTAAAATGACAGAGCGGATCAATTTTGCGTCTATTAAGTCAGTCATTGATTATCCTGACTTTCTAGATGTTCAGCTACAATCTTTCCAAGACTTTTTCCAATTGGAAACCGCTGCAGAGAACCGCACGGAAGAAGGTTTGTTCAAAGTGTTTGCTGAGAATTTCCCGATCTCTGACTCAAGAGAAAATTTCGTACTGGAATTTGTTGATTACCACGTAGATCCGCCAAAATACTCAGTAGATGAGTGCATTGACCGTGGATTGACCTATTCAGTGCCATTAAAAGCAAAGCTTCGTTTGATCTGTAATGACTCAGACAATGAAGACTTTGAAACCATAGAACAGGAAGTTTT
This region of Rufibacter sp. LB8 genomic DNA includes:
- the rplL gene encoding 50S ribosomal protein L7/L12, with the protein product MADLKAFAEQLVNLTVKEVNELATILKDEYGIEPAAAAPVMVAGAAGGDAGAAAEEKTSFDVILKSAGASKLAVVKLVKELTGLGLKEAKELVDGAPKPLKEGVAKDEADSLKKQLEEAGAEVEVK